One region of Solanum pennellii chromosome 6, SPENNV200 genomic DNA includes:
- the LOC107022978 gene encoding stamen-specific protein FIL1-like, translating to MADLKSVLSQVLLSILITILLQRQVIESQGQPQMCLASLGNLNVCSPFVLPGTSNTTPTTECCAALQSLDHECICNTVRVAARLPSHCNLPPVSCTRHH from the coding sequence ATGGCAGATCTGAAATCCGTTCTTTCCCAAGTGCTTTTGAGTATCCTTATAACTATATTGCTGCAAAGGCAAGTAATTGAATCTCAGGGTCAGCCGCAGATGTGCTTGGCATCACTTGGGAACCTGAACGTCTGCTCCCCATTTGTGTTACCAGGAACATCTAATACGACTCCTACCACAGAGTGTTGTGCTGCCCTCCAATCACTGGATCATGAGTGCATCTGCAATACTGTTCGTGTTGCTGCCCGCCTTCCTTCTCACTGCAACCTTCCTCCCGTCTCTTGTACTCGTCATCACTAG